The genomic region TGAACACACCACTTTCTTTGTAAGAAAAGGTACCTTACCTATCTGCTTGAATAGTTTctttaacagttttaaaaaaatcaaagtagtaCGTCACAGCAATCGATGCCAAAATCCAGAATGCAGAATGAATATTCAGTCTGGTAAGaggcttccttttcttctctacaGCTGTAGACTCTTCTGTAAATAAGAACATAATTATAGCACTAAAGCCAGTCATTAAATGGAGTATGATTATAGTTACGTAAAACATGATGCTTTATCCTTTTAATTCATTTATCTTTGGAGATTATTATACTCAGTATAATATACTTTGTATTACAGAGGAAGTATTCGAAAAAGCTCTGCACATTTCCTGTAATAAGACTGAGCAAGGTAGCCTTTGATAAAACGATAAAAGCAGTAACAATCAGCACATACTGTGTTTGTGTACCCTTTTAGGAACCTAACAGCTGACTACATTACGAAAGGGTTATTTAACTAATTAAAAACCTCCTGGTGTTATTAAACCATTATTATTAATCTAGCATACAGAAAGTCAGGTAGGTATTTCCGATTACTAATTTATTCACATccttttttgttaattttaatcCTTGAAAATTTCAGgcataaataattttcttgttcttAACTGCAGTTCCTTCACAAGAGATTTTCAACTTTAGTTTCAGGAGCTAGCTTGATTCATGCCACATACCTTCAGCGGACAAACTAAAACTATCATTATGCAAAAAAGGATCTGCTTTTTTTCACTCATCACCATATATTGTTTTAGAGAAAGCAAGACAACAGAGCAAGCAACTTTGAAAGCATATTTTTGTGCATGACGGTAACCAACTAACACACTCAATACTTATACACGCTGtcaaaaaaaagtgtcaaagGTGCCTTTGATGTTTCATACTTTGAACTTTATCACTAAAAGTTATTGGTGGCCTGTGGGCCTCCAGCAGCATACAGTATGCTGACTCCTCCACATGCATTACCACCAGCCGAGCGTACTAACAGCTCTGCTGGCGTTTacaggcatttttattttgtatttcctaGATTATTCCTCATCTACTAGAGCTTGGGTTTGGAGCATTGAAGCACTTCATCTCCCACCAAGAAACCCGCGGTTGCAAGTCTTCTACGCAACTCACGCCTCCCTTTTCACATCCAACTCGCTGTTAGGAGCGGAGACCCGAGGGACGATGAGCTGGCTGCGAGCAGGCGGTACCCCACCGAGGAGTCCCGTCCCCGTtcccccgctcccgccgcggggGCAGCGCTCCCCGCCCGGACATTCCTGTCACACGGCCCGCCTAGCAGagaccagcccagcccagcccggcccggcccggcccggctcggctccgctcccctcccctcccggcggGGGCTCCGCGTCCCAGGCCCAGCGTCCCCGGCGCCACCCACCGGCCGTCCCACCGCCCCCGAAaggcggccgcggcggcagcGGGTCGCGGGGTTCTGCCCCTCGCCGCAAAGGGCGCCTCAGCCTCGGGAGCGGGTCCTCGCCGTCGCCGGCCTCCATCTTGGGCCGCTCCGGCAGTGACGCCAGGGCGGGGGCGGGAAGCGCGGCGGCCGTTACGGCCGTTGGCGTGAGGGGCGGCGACCCCCTGTGTGGGGTCGGAGGGAGACGGCGGGAGGACGGGCGACCGGCAGGGCCTCCTCCGGGGCTCGGCTGTCGCTGGTCGTAGCCGTGCCAAGCCCGTGGTCGGTCGGAAAGCGAGTCTGAGCGGCTAGTCCCCGCGGCGGTGCCCGGGTgccggggcgggagcgggagcgggggcggggggtagAGCGCTGGGCGCTGCTGGAGCACGGCTGCCGCAAAGGATCGCCCGGGTAATGGCCCAGTAATATATTATAAATCAACTGTATCGTAAATCGCACTAATCCCCGTTGGAAGGAGTGAGCAGTGTGATGTAAATCCGAGTGCCGGAGTGAGGACTGTTTCatca from Accipiter gentilis chromosome 3, bAccGen1.1, whole genome shotgun sequence harbors:
- the TMEM128 gene encoding transmembrane protein 128 — translated: MEAGDGEDPLPRLRRPLRRGAEPRDPLPPRPPFGGGGTAEESTAVEKKRKPLTRLNIHSAFWILASIAVTYYFDFFKTVKETIQADSWWFASGSCLLAACLSVAFYCILYLEWYCGIEDYDTQYPALIPITTATFIAAAICFNVALWPVWSFMTPLLLFIQFMGVVMLVSLLG